The genomic window CATCATCCTCAACGTCAACGTGCCCGATCTGCCCTGGGCGCAGATCCGGGGCTACCGCGTCACCCGTCTCGGCCACCGCCACCGCGCCGAGCCGGTGGTCAGGGCCACCGATCCGCGCGGACGTGACATCTACTGGGTGGGGCCGGCCGGGCTGGAGCAGGATGCCGGTACGGGCACCGACTTCCTCGCCCTGCGGGAGAACTTCGTGTCGGTGACGCCGCTGCAGGTGGACCTGACCCGCCACAACGCCCTGGAACGGCTCGGGCACTGGCTGCCGGAGGACGGTGCATGAACCGGGAACGCCTGGACGGCATCGGCATGACCTCCCAGCGTGCCCGTGACCGGCTGGTGGACAGGCTGCGCGGCCTCGGCATCACCAGTCCCGCCGTTCTCGGCGTCATCGCCGCCACACCCCGGCACATCTTCGTGGACGAGGCCCTGTCGAGCCACGCCTACGAGAACAAGTCGCTTCCCATCGGCTTCGGCCAGACCATCTCCCAGCCCTACACCGTCGCCCGGATGACCGAGGTGCTGCTGGAGTGCAGCCCTTGCCGCAAGGTGCTGGAGGTGGGGACCGGGTCGGGCTACCAGGCCGTGGTGCTGGCCCAGCTCTGCGAGGAGGTCTTCACCGTTGAGCGCATTGCCGCGCTGCTCAACCGGGCCCGCCAGTGCTTCCGCGACATGGGGCTGCGGAACATCCGCAGCCGCCACACCGACGGCGGGCAGGGCTGGCCGGACAACGGGCCCTACGACGGCATCATGGTCACCGCGGCCATGGAACAGATACCCGAGGAGCTGCTGACCCAGCTGGCGCCCGGCGGCTGCATGGTGCTGCCGCTGGCCACCGCACAGGGGCAGCGCCTGCAGCGGATCCGCCATACCGGCACGAGTTTCGAGATGGAGGACATGGAGGACGTGCGCTTTGTTCCCTTCCTCGGGGGCAAGCGCTGATGCGGCTCTTCTCCCGGCTCTACGCGCGGGTGATGCATTGGGCGGCCCACCCCCACGCGCCCCGCTACCTGGCGGGCCTCAGCTTCGCCGAATCCTCCTTCTTTCCCATCCCGCCCGACGTGATGCTCGCGCCCATGGCGCTGGCGCGTCCGGAACGGGCCTGGTCCTATGCCCTGCTCACCACGGCGAGCTCGGTGCTCGGCGGCATGCTCGGCTATCTCATCGGCTACTTCGCCTTCGGGGCCATCGAGCCGCTGCTGCACCAGGCCGGCTACTGGCCGGCCTACGAGGCGGCGCGGAGCTGGTTCGAGCAGTGGGGTTTCTGGGCCATCTTCGTCGCGGGTTTTTCACCGATTCCGTATAAGGTGTTCACTATTGCCGCGGGTGTGCTGGCGATGGTCTTTCTGCCCTTCGTGCTGGCCTCGGCGGTGGGGCGGGGGTTGCGCTTTTTCCTCGTCGCCGGCCTGATGGTCCTGGGCGGGGAGCGCATGGAGCGCAAGCTGCGCACCTACATCGACTACATCGGCTGGGCCACCGTGGTCGCGGGCGTGATCGCCTACCTCGTGATCCGGTATTAGCTCTGAATTTTTCTCACCAAGAACGCCAAGGTTAAAAAAGAACAGGACCTTGTGATTGGAGCATCGTCTGGAACGGGGGCCGCTGCAGTAATAAGACCGTCAATCCTCTGTTCTCCTGGCATTCTTCGCGTCTTGGCTAGGGATAACATGAAATATCGGGGCTAGTGTAGTGCGTCACTCTTGGAGGCCCATTCAGCGAGTCGCCGGCCGGTCAGATGCAAGGCGCGCTTGCGCAGGAATGGCAGGCCCCCTTTCAAGCAAGCGCAACGCCGCAGATGGCCGGCCAGCGGCGCGCCCGGAGGGAGCCCCCCGAAAGCGCCATGACGGCGTTGCAGCGCTTGACAAGGGAACAACCATTGCCTGCGCACTGCGCCTTGTCCTGGCACTTTCGGGGGGCTCTGAAAGTACCTCCAAGAGTGACGCACTACACTAGCATCCTGGCGGCGCGGTCAATGGGCGTTCCGTCCCGGTTCAGGACTCCCGGCACCGACACCGCCCACGCCAGGGATTCACCGGGACTGTGGCTGACGGAAGCATCATGAAGCGATGGCAGAACAACAGCACGCTGGTGCTGGCGGCAGTGGTTGTTGCCGCGTTGCTGCTGGACGGCTGCGGCGGGCGCAATACCGCGGCGCCGGTCACCGAGCGCTATGGCGCGTCGGCGCGCAAGGCCGCACCTGTCGCACCGCGTACCACGCCCCGGGGCGGCGACTACACGGTCCAGCGCGGCGATACCCTCTACTCCATCGCCTGGCGCTACGGCCGCGACTACCGGGAGCTGGCGGCCTGGAACGGCATCCGCCCCCCCTACACCATCTACGTCGGGCAGCGGCTGCGAACCGCGCCGGGACGCCTGTCCGCGGCGACGCGGGCCCCCGTGCGGGAATACGCGCCGGCGCCCGCCGCCACCGCGCGCAGCACCGCACCCCCCGCCGCGCCAGCCCCCACCCCCGGCAACCGGGATGCCATCCCGCCGACGGCGTCCACGTCGAAACCGGGCCCGACACCCGCGCCCGGGCCGGTGGAGTTCCCGCGCAATGTCACCTGGGCATGGCCGGTCGAGGGGCCGTTGCTGAGCCGCTTCAGCGACAGCAGCGCGGGCAGGAAAGGGGTGGACATCGGCGGCCACTACGGCCAGCCCGTACGCACCGCGGCCGCGGGACAGGTCGTCTACAGCGGCAGTGGACTTCGCGGTTACGGGCAGCTTATCATCGTGAAACATAACGATATGTACCTGAGCGCCTACGCACACAACCGACGCCTCCTGGTCAGGGAGGGCGAAGCGGTGAAAGCGGGGCAGGTGGTGGCCGAGATGGGGCGCAGCGAAACCGACCGGGTCATGCTCCATTTCGAGATCCGCAAGGAGGGTAAGCCGGTTGACCCTCTCCGCTACCTGCCGAAGCGCTAGCCCGGAGCAACCACTGTCCGACACAGCGGCCCCACCGCCGCTGCCGCAGGATTCGGAGAGCGCGAGGTCCGGAGCTGGAGTCCGACGGA from Thioalbus denitrificans includes these protein-coding regions:
- a CDS encoding protein-L-isoaspartate(D-aspartate) O-methyltransferase, whose translation is MNRERLDGIGMTSQRARDRLVDRLRGLGITSPAVLGVIAATPRHIFVDEALSSHAYENKSLPIGFGQTISQPYTVARMTEVLLECSPCRKVLEVGTGSGYQAVVLAQLCEEVFTVERIAALLNRARQCFRDMGLRNIRSRHTDGGQGWPDNGPYDGIMVTAAMEQIPEELLTQLAPGGCMVLPLATAQGQRLQRIRHTGTSFEMEDMEDVRFVPFLGGKR
- a CDS encoding YqaA family protein, with amino-acid sequence MRLFSRLYARVMHWAAHPHAPRYLAGLSFAESSFFPIPPDVMLAPMALARPERAWSYALLTTASSVLGGMLGYLIGYFAFGAIEPLLHQAGYWPAYEAARSWFEQWGFWAIFVAGFSPIPYKVFTIAAGVLAMVFLPFVLASAVGRGLRFFLVAGLMVLGGERMERKLRTYIDYIGWATVVAGVIAYLVIRY
- a CDS encoding peptidoglycan DD-metalloendopeptidase family protein translates to MKRWQNNSTLVLAAVVVAALLLDGCGGRNTAAPVTERYGASARKAAPVAPRTTPRGGDYTVQRGDTLYSIAWRYGRDYRELAAWNGIRPPYTIYVGQRLRTAPGRLSAATRAPVREYAPAPAATARSTAPPAAPAPTPGNRDAIPPTASTSKPGPTPAPGPVEFPRNVTWAWPVEGPLLSRFSDSSAGRKGVDIGGHYGQPVRTAAAGQVVYSGSGLRGYGQLIIVKHNDMYLSAYAHNRRLLVREGEAVKAGQVVAEMGRSETDRVMLHFEIRKEGKPVDPLRYLPKR